In Thermococcus sp. JdF3, a genomic segment contains:
- a CDS encoding PP2C family serine/threonine-protein phosphatase, which yields MSGGGISCGVEGRVWGISHPGGREKNEDAFLVLPLGDGYLLAVADGLGGHSAGELAARTAVETLSEVFEENYRQELGETDVERLLLMAYETAHRRILDASKAPGRMGTTLVSTFVRNGKALIANTGDSRAYLVRDGKIIARTRDHSVVQGLLERGVIGEEEVKRHPMRHVVTKALGVDPEVDTYVWEMRTGDVLILSSDGLHDYLDDGTIEKLTLESSPKATVEALIGEALKVTEDNVTVVVFREV from the coding sequence ATGAGCGGGGGAGGCATCTCCTGTGGTGTTGAAGGCAGGGTCTGGGGAATTTCCCATCCGGGGGGCAGGGAAAAAAACGAGGATGCATTCCTCGTCCTGCCCCTCGGGGACGGTTACCTTCTCGCGGTTGCCGATGGGCTGGGCGGGCACAGTGCAGGCGAGCTTGCGGCGCGAACCGCGGTTGAAACCTTAAGCGAGGTCTTTGAGGAGAACTACCGCCAAGAACTGGGCGAGACGGACGTTGAAAGGCTTCTCCTGATGGCCTACGAGACTGCCCACCGCAGAATACTGGATGCCTCAAAAGCCCCTGGAAGAATGGGGACTACCCTTGTGAGTACCTTTGTAAGGAACGGAAAAGCTTTGATAGCGAACACCGGCGACAGCAGGGCTTACCTGGTGCGGGACGGAAAGATCATTGCAAGGACGAGGGATCATTCGGTGGTTCAGGGGCTTCTTGAGAGGGGAGTCATCGGCGAGGAGGAAGTTAAAAGGCACCCCATGAGGCACGTTGTTACAAAGGCCCTCGGCGTTGACCCTGAGGTCGACACCTACGTGTGGGAAATGAGAACGGGGGACGTTCTGATTCTCAGCTCAGACGGGCTTCATGATTACCTGGATGACGGGACTATAGAAAAGCTCACCCTGGAATCCAGCCCCAAAGCGACCGTGGAGGCGCTGATTGGGGAAGCTTTGAAGGTTACCGAGGACAACGTAACCGTTGTTGTGTTTAGGGAGGTGTGA
- a CDS encoding 26S protease regulatory subunit, with protein MPVDLSGPLLSEFERTKKQFEKAVSAEDMETARRSALRCASLLRELARHVPYNGELYLRKARKWEEVAGQIERGEYGRKAVVSAEGRKARPEEDEDDQFREYVLGLMAKSTITWDDIGGLSNVKMLVMETVVISALRKPAAVQPWKGILLFGPPGTGKTLLASAAAGSLNAAFFNVKASSVLSKYFGESSKIISALYEVAREKAPSIVFLDEIDALTTRRSNDTSEATRRMLSTLLTELEGFHEGESDKLVLTLAATNTPWDLDEAILSRFPKRIYVPLPDKEATKSIIRIHTKGLDISRLDLDAIAEESVRRLYSGRDIRNLCQEAVWNMIREENRDLHKLASLPLEELRKRSLRTRPLGMRDFEEAFRKIKSPLTKKDIERYEKWAEEFGG; from the coding sequence ATGCCGGTTGACCTGTCGGGTCCCCTGCTGAGCGAGTTTGAGCGGACAAAGAAGCAGTTCGAAAAAGCAGTTTCCGCGGAGGATATGGAAACGGCGAGGAGGAGCGCCCTGAGATGTGCCTCACTCCTGAGGGAGCTTGCCCGTCACGTTCCCTACAACGGGGAGCTGTACCTCAGGAAGGCGAGAAAGTGGGAGGAGGTGGCCGGGCAGATAGAGCGGGGCGAATACGGCAGAAAGGCGGTGGTGAGCGCTGAAGGCAGGAAAGCCCGGCCTGAGGAAGATGAAGATGACCAGTTCAGGGAGTACGTGCTCGGCCTCATGGCAAAATCAACCATCACCTGGGACGATATCGGCGGTCTCAGCAACGTTAAGATGCTCGTGATGGAGACCGTGGTTATATCTGCCCTGAGAAAGCCCGCCGCTGTTCAGCCGTGGAAGGGAATCCTGCTCTTCGGGCCTCCGGGAACCGGAAAGACCCTGTTAGCTTCAGCTGCGGCTGGGAGCCTAAACGCGGCCTTCTTCAACGTCAAGGCTTCGAGCGTGCTGAGCAAGTACTTTGGAGAGTCAAGCAAGATTATCTCGGCCCTTTATGAGGTTGCGAGAGAAAAGGCACCAAGCATAGTTTTCCTTGATGAGATAGACGCGCTCACCACGAGGCGCTCCAACGATACGAGCGAAGCTACCCGGAGGATGCTCTCAACGCTTCTCACCGAGCTTGAGGGCTTTCACGAAGGGGAGAGTGATAAGCTCGTTCTCACGCTGGCGGCGACCAACACTCCCTGGGATCTGGACGAAGCCATCCTTTCGCGCTTCCCCAAGAGGATTTACGTCCCCCTTCCCGATAAAGAGGCGACCAAGTCCATCATAAGAATCCACACCAAAGGCCTGGACATATCAAGGCTCGACCTCGACGCGATAGCGGAGGAGAGCGTGAGGCGACTGTACTCTGGCAGGGACATCAGGAACCTCTGCCAGGAGGCCGTGTGGAACATGATACGCGAGGAAAACAGGGATCTCCACAAGCTGGCCAGCCTTCCGCTTGAGGAGCTGAGGAAGCGCTCCCTCAGAACCAGGCCGCTTGGGATGAGGGACTTCGAGGAGGCTTTCAGGAAGATAAAGAGCCCTCTGACAAAGAAAGACATCGAGCGCTACGAAAAATGGGCGGAGGAGTTCGGCGGATGA
- a CDS encoding protein kinase, translating to MEISADGGIAVHMWHWFDDDIAESLVKLFIVVVLISFIFGGGAGFIIFIVVVMWFGRLIKHLLKDVSKSSKRRYKYRYPGPAPPVPPVPREDMKELLRKSLVVEIPHSLYAGEDVPVKVGFRNLLRGTINVEVDLGDLARYFELSSTRVYFRNVRPGEYVSQTLRAVPRNPGKVSARITVRSGAVSAKVKVRAEVLERPRERKKPVQVPVEGSAPASPKSLLEELFARYRKVEPIGEGGFARVYRAEKHDGSVVALKVPLSLTEEGGKAFLREVRNWSLLNHPNIVELYDYNIFPVPYLEMEYCETSLGKLRKPVSPEKAARIIFDVAEGLKYAHSKGVIHRDLKPSNILLRNSRAKVSDWGLSKLLKESRTTHTVSFTPLYAAPEQISSRFGGTDERTDVWQIGAVLYELLTGRPPFEGEDFVEVASKITFEEPVPPSRLNPEAKPLEPIVMKCLAKNKEERYQSVAELQKDIAEFLGMNYRENLSKSVSLNDLSRSAYYAGELFLLYLKLNDLVNALKYADDLFHYARGEVRDELLGLREQLRLRLENGLDVPEELVEKAEIIVHKIQLGFGEV from the coding sequence GTGGAAATTAGCGCGGATGGAGGGATAGCCGTGCACATGTGGCACTGGTTTGACGATGACATCGCGGAGAGCCTTGTGAAGCTCTTCATCGTGGTCGTGCTCATCTCCTTCATCTTTGGAGGTGGAGCGGGATTCATAATATTCATAGTGGTCGTTATGTGGTTTGGACGCCTGATAAAACATCTGCTTAAGGACGTTTCAAAGTCCAGCAAGAGGAGGTACAAATACCGCTACCCTGGACCTGCCCCTCCTGTTCCCCCCGTTCCAAGGGAGGACATGAAAGAGCTCCTCCGGAAGTCCCTGGTGGTTGAGATTCCGCACAGCCTCTACGCTGGAGAGGACGTTCCGGTCAAGGTGGGCTTCAGGAATCTCCTCAGGGGAACGATAAACGTTGAGGTTGACCTGGGAGACCTGGCAAGGTACTTCGAGCTCAGTTCAACGAGGGTCTACTTCAGGAACGTGAGGCCGGGCGAATACGTCTCTCAGACGCTGAGGGCCGTTCCCAGAAATCCCGGGAAGGTAAGCGCCAGGATAACCGTCCGCTCCGGTGCGGTGAGTGCAAAGGTGAAGGTCAGAGCCGAGGTTCTTGAAAGACCAAGGGAGCGGAAAAAACCCGTTCAGGTTCCGGTTGAGGGTTCCGCTCCCGCTTCCCCCAAGTCGCTGCTGGAGGAGCTGTTCGCAAGGTATAGGAAGGTTGAACCCATCGGTGAGGGCGGCTTTGCGCGGGTCTACCGGGCGGAGAAGCACGATGGAAGTGTGGTTGCCCTCAAAGTTCCGCTCAGTCTGACTGAAGAGGGAGGTAAGGCGTTCCTCAGAGAGGTCAGGAACTGGTCGCTCCTCAACCATCCCAACATAGTTGAACTCTATGACTACAACATCTTCCCGGTTCCGTACCTTGAGATGGAATACTGCGAGACGAGCCTTGGAAAGCTTCGAAAGCCCGTGAGCCCTGAAAAGGCCGCCAGAATAATCTTCGACGTTGCCGAGGGGCTGAAGTACGCCCATTCCAAGGGCGTAATCCATCGCGACCTCAAACCGAGCAACATACTCCTGAGGAACAGCCGGGCGAAGGTGAGCGACTGGGGGCTGAGCAAGCTCCTCAAGGAGAGCAGGACAACCCACACGGTCAGCTTCACCCCTCTCTACGCCGCCCCCGAGCAGATAAGCTCCCGCTTTGGAGGAACCGATGAAAGAACCGACGTCTGGCAGATAGGGGCGGTTCTATATGAGCTCCTCACAGGAAGGCCGCCCTTCGAGGGAGAGGACTTTGTGGAGGTTGCCTCGAAGATAACCTTTGAGGAGCCGGTCCCACCAAGCCGGCTCAATCCAGAGGCCAAGCCCCTCGAGCCCATCGTAATGAAGTGTCTGGCGAAGAACAAGGAGGAGCGCTACCAGAGCGTTGCGGAGCTCCAGAAGGATATAGCCGAGTTCCTTGGGATGAACTACCGCGAGAACCTCAGCAAGAGCGTCTCGCTCAACGACCTGTCCCGGAGCGCGTACTACGCCGGCGAGCTGTTTCTCCTGTACCTGAAGCTCAACGACCTGGTTAACGCGCTCAAGTATGCCGACGACCTCTTCCATTATGCCAGGGGAGAGGTGAGGGACGAGTTATTGGGTTTGAGGGAGCAGCTCAGGCTCCGCCTTGAAAACGGCCTTGACGTTCCGGAGGAGCTGGTCGAGAAGGCCGAGATAATAGTTCACAAGATACAGCTTGGATTTGGGGAGGTGTGA
- a CDS encoding chromosome assembly protein has protein sequence MGILDRFRKNPIEKLSLRELQEEEIRLRNRLERTKKEIERIEKKKKQLFQEGIGADVLKKKMLAQEIKSLDMEQKLRLRDFTTAQKQYTFVKNLIVVKKYEKELRKIGLWDKLSKVEPEQLESVLVKVTLDGREFDEMVESLNRVFEMDIAEFEGTEDQTERELMEAWARVETGEADIEQVASEIASPKLEKETEEEL, from the coding sequence ATGGGAATACTTGACAGGTTTAGGAAGAACCCAATCGAAAAGCTCTCCCTCAGGGAGCTTCAGGAGGAAGAGATACGCCTCAGGAACAGGCTTGAGAGGACGAAGAAGGAGATAGAGCGCATAGAGAAGAAAAAGAAGCAGCTCTTCCAGGAGGGCATCGGGGCGGACGTGCTCAAGAAGAAGATGCTCGCCCAGGAGATCAAAAGCCTCGACATGGAGCAGAAGCTCAGGCTGAGGGACTTCACGACGGCACAGAAGCAGTACACCTTCGTCAAGAACCTGATAGTCGTCAAGAAGTATGAGAAGGAGCTAAGGAAGATAGGCCTGTGGGACAAGCTCTCCAAAGTCGAGCCGGAGCAGCTGGAAAGCGTGCTCGTGAAGGTGACCCTCGACGGAAGGGAGTTCGACGAGATGGTTGAGAGCCTGAACAGGGTCTTCGAGATGGACATAGCCGAGTTTGAGGGAACGGAAGACCAGACCGAGAGGGAGCTCATGGAGGCCTGGGCCAGAGTCGAGACCGGCGAAGCGGACATTGAACAGGTCGCCAGCGAGATAGCCTCGCCCAAACTTGAAAAAGAGACGGAGGAGGAGCTGTGA
- a CDS encoding DUF302 domain-containing protein: MNGETGEMEKMKGGMKVMHGKMAGMKGKGKKGGGCKGHGKGMGKGHHGMHGMKEMEESHKEYAYVREVKTGFDETVAKVKEELKKEGFGVLSEVRVDTLFKEKLDLEMEPYVILGACNPKFSSQLIGIDINSGSFLPCNIVVYVKDGKTYVGLLLPTKAMSITGNDELLKVAGEVEGILKDVIERT, translated from the coding sequence ATGAACGGTGAAACCGGAGAGATGGAAAAGATGAAGGGCGGCATGAAGGTGATGCACGGCAAAATGGCCGGGATGAAAGGTAAGGGAAAGAAAGGAGGAGGCTGCAAGGGCCACGGCAAGGGGATGGGCAAAGGCCACCACGGCATGCACGGGATGAAGGAAATGGAGGAGTCCCATAAGGAGTATGCCTACGTCCGGGAGGTTAAGACCGGCTTTGACGAGACGGTGGCAAAGGTCAAGGAAGAGCTGAAGAAGGAGGGCTTCGGAGTCCTCAGCGAGGTCAGGGTTGACACGCTCTTCAAGGAAAAGCTCGATCTTGAGATGGAGCCGTACGTAATACTGGGCGCCTGCAACCCGAAGTTCTCAAGCCAGCTCATAGGCATCGACATCAACAGCGGTTCGTTCCTTCCGTGCAACATAGTGGTCTACGTAAAGGATGGAAAGACCTATGTGGGGCTTTTGCTTCCAACGAAGGCCATGAGCATAACCGGAAACGACGAGCTGCTAAAGGTCGCCGGTGAAGTTGAGGGCATTTTGAAGGACGTCATCGAGAGGACTTGA
- a CDS encoding N-acetyltransferase, with amino-acid sequence MTEMVLKAGEGKKTEAEHFAGLMEISAPEYFPALLGPRFSEMFKTLFLEKENLFSHEHVIFAVYENRIAGMLLGYDWKVKEREEKRTGWLMLKTLGFDFLRQLPAFISAASGSGKLEEGDYYISNVAVYPEFRGKGIGKALMLKAEELAEQSGARRVALDVEKDNENAIRIYKRLGYSVEREHSIELGGRRYRFYRMTKPLEKIE; translated from the coding sequence ATGACGGAGATGGTTCTCAAGGCCGGCGAAGGAAAGAAAACCGAAGCCGAGCACTTCGCGGGGCTCATGGAGATTTCGGCTCCCGAGTACTTTCCGGCCCTGCTCGGGCCAAGGTTCTCTGAGATGTTCAAAACGCTCTTCCTCGAAAAAGAAAACCTCTTCAGCCACGAGCACGTGATTTTTGCGGTCTATGAGAACCGCATAGCAGGAATGCTCCTGGGCTACGACTGGAAGGTCAAGGAAAGGGAGGAAAAGAGAACCGGCTGGCTGATGCTGAAAACCCTCGGCTTCGACTTTCTAAGGCAGCTTCCAGCTTTCATAAGCGCCGCTTCCGGTTCAGGGAAGCTTGAGGAAGGGGACTATTACATCAGCAACGTCGCCGTTTACCCGGAATTCCGCGGAAAGGGCATCGGAAAGGCCCTCATGCTGAAGGCCGAAGAACTCGCCGAACAAAGCGGGGCGAGGAGAGTCGCACTGGACGTTGAAAAGGACAACGAGAACGCGATAAGGATATACAAACGGCTCGGCTACTCCGTTGAGAGAGAGCACTCCATCGAGCTCGGAGGGAGGAGGTACAGGTTCTACAGGATGACAAAACCACTGGAGAAAATAGAGTAG